The Bacteriovorax sp. Seq25_V genome contains the following window.
AAAGTGATGCTTTAGCCATATGAGAACTTAATTCATATGATGTCTCATTTCCACGAAACTTACCATCTAAGTAAAAATAGGTCGCATATCCAGCATTAAGAAAGCCCCAGCCAATTGCTTCTCCAATAATCCCATACTTTCCAAAGGGACGAGCTTCATCAAATGACTCGCTTTTTCTGTAAGTATCAAGATCTTTGGAAGCGACAACAAGAGCCGACGCAGCCAATCCTCCTAAGGTAATATACTTAGCATCTGTCGTTAATGGACTTGTGAAGTCGTCCCACAATCCCCATGAAGAATTATCAGCGAGGCTATTAAAAGATAGTAAAATATAACAAAGTAATATCAAAAACCTTCTCATTAAAATAGTCTCCTTAGAGATAGAGAAGCATTCACGGCCTCGTATTCGAAGTCAACCTCGGCGCTGTGATCCTCTTCCTTTGCATTAAATACTTTAGTGATGGCTTCTCCCCTAAAGTCGATATTCCAAGAAGGAGCAAAACTGTAGTTGTATCCCAAGCCAATATTAGTTACGAAACCTTTATCACTATCTCTTTCAATAAAGTCTGATTTTGAAGAGTAGTTCGTTGTTTGCCCAAAACCAAGTTGTAGAAATGATCTCCATTTCTCTTTAAAGTATCCAAGTTTAAAGTTTACTCCAAACTCAGTGTATGCTGGAGTTACCTCAATACTCGTATCAGTTAATATGAGCTTCTTTCGACCAAACAACTCAGTGTAAATATCACCCTCGACCCA
Protein-coding sequences here:
- a CDS encoding phosphatase PAP2 family protein is translated as MRRFLILLCYILLSFNSLADNSSWGLWDDFTSPLTTDAKYITLGGLAASALVVASKDLDTYRKSESFDEARPFGKYGIIGEAIGWGFLNAGYATYFYLDGKFRGNETSYELSSHMAKASLFSLGWVMIGKTFIKEKRPGYPDDDSSFPSGHSAASFAFASVVAARHGWGYGSGAYALAFFIAMSRINDDFHYLHDTLVGATIGAAYGWGTFYNYENKKSYVIIPSPVYDGAKLDIVWNF